The genomic window CGTGCTGGCGCGCGGCACCGAGCTGCGCCTCACCGACCTCCGGGGGATGCCTGCGCCCACCTCGTGCTGTACGCGGACGGCCGCCCCTGGGAGCGGCTCAACACCGCCGACACGGTGAAGGTGCAGTGGAACGCGTACCTGTCCAAGGGCCGCCTGCTCCTCTCCGGCCAGGGCAGGGTCCTCGCGACCCTCGTCGACGACACCGGCGGCCGCCACGACGCGCTGTGCGGCACCTCGACGCTGGTGCGGAACACCGAGCGGTACGGCGACGGCGCCGCCGGTTCCCCGACTCCCGCCGGCCGCGAACTCCTCACGCTCGCCGCGCTCAAGAACGGCCTGGAGCCGCGCGACCTGCCGCCCTCCGTGGCCTTCTTCCAGAGAGTGGAGGTGGGCGACGACGGCTCGCTCCGCTTCACCGGCTCCGCCGGACCCGGCGCCTCCGTCACGCTCCGCGCCGAGCAGGACCTGATCGTCCTCATCGCCAACGTCCCGCACCCGCTCGACCCGCGCCCGCAGTACACCAGCACCCCGCTGGAGGTCCTCGCCTGGCGCGCCGCGCCCACGGCATCCGCGGATCCGTTCTGGAACGCCACCCCGGAGGGCCGCCGCGCCTTCCTCAACACCGCCGGGTTCCTGGCGGCGAAGGAGCGGTCATGACCGTCGTACCCGCCCGCTCCGCCTGGTCGGCGCTGATCCGCCTAGGCGAACTGCTCACCGTCACCGACCTGCACGGCAACCAGGCCGTGGACTTCCTCGTCTACGACGCCCATGACACCGCCGTCCGCTACAGCGCGCCGGACACGCTCCAGGCACAGGGCAACGTCTTCCTCACCACCGGCAGCGTGCTGATGTCGAACGAGCACACACCGCTGATGACGGTCACCGAGGACACCTGTGGCCGCCACGACACCCTCGGCGGCGCCTGCTCCAAGGAGTCCAACACCCTCCGCTACGACCACCACACCTGGTCGCAGCACGCCTGCATGGACAACTTCCTCGCCGAGGGGGCCAGGTACGGACTGACGGCGCGTGACCTCGTCCCGAACGTCAACTGGTACATGAACGTGCCCGTGGAGCGCGACGGAACGCTCGGGATCGTCGACGGCATCTCCGCACCCGGACTACGGCTCACCCTCAGGGCCGATACGGACGTCATCGTCCTCGTCTCCAACTGCCCGCAGATCAACAACCCCTGCAACGGTTTCGAACCCACCGCCGTCGACATGACCGTCCATCGGGCGGCCACCGGACGGGCGGCCGCCCGATGAGCTTCGACACCCTGCTCGTCGCGAACCGTGGCGAGATCGCCGTCCGCGTCATCCGCACGGCCCGCCGCCTCGGGCTGCGCACGGTCGCCGTCTTCTCCGACCCCGACCGCTCCGCGCCCCATGTGCTCATCGCCGACGAGGCCGTGCACCTCGGACCGGCGCCGGCCAAGCAGTCGTACCTCGACGCCGACCGCGTCCTGCAAGCGGCCAAGGACGCCGGAGCCGGGGCCGTCCACCCCGGCTACGGCTTCCTCTCCGAGGACGCCGGCTTCGCCCGCCGCTGCGAGGACGCGGGCATCGTCTTCGTCGGCCCCTCCCCCGCCCACCTCGACCTGTTCGGCGCGAAGCACTCCGCCCGCGCGGCGGCCGCGGCCGCCGGCGTACCGCTCGCGCCCGGCACCGGACTGTTGCGGGACCTCGACGAGGCACTCACTGCGGCGGAGCGCATCGGCTATCCCGTCATGCTCAAGGCCACCGGCGGCGGAGGCGGCATCGGGATGCAGGCGATCAACGGCCCCGACGCGCTCGCCGACGCCTGGGACCGGGTACGGCGCGTGGCCGAGGCGTCCTTCTCCTCCGCCGGGCTCTTCCTGGAGCGCCTCGTCGAGTCGGCGCGCCACATCGAGGTGCAGGTCTTCGGGGACGGGTACGGCACGGTGGTCACCCTCGGCGACCGCGACTGCTCGCTCCAGCGCCGTAACCAGAAGGTCGTCGAGGAGGCCCCGGCCCCCGGCCTGCCGGAGCGGATGCGCGCCGAGCTGGCCGCGTCCGCACGGCGGCTGTGCGCGAGCGTGGCCTACCGGTCCGCCGGCACGGTCGAGTACGTGTACGACGCCGCACGGGAGGAGGCGTACTTCCTGGAGGTCAACACCCGCCTCCAGGTGGAGCATCCCGTCACCGAGGAGATCTACGGCGTCGACCTCGTCGAGTGGATGCTCCGGCTCGCGCGTGGCGAGACCGGCGTCGTGCGGGAACCGCGCCCGCCGCGCGGCCACGCCGTCGAGGCCCGCCTGTACGCCGAGGACCCCTCGCGCGACCACCGGCCGGGAGCCGGGACGCTGACGCGGGTCGCCTTCCCCGACGACGTCCGCGTGGACACCTGGATCCGTACCGGCACCGAGGTGACGACGGCGTACGACCCGATGCTCGCGAAGGTGATCGCCTCCGGGACGGACCGCGCCGAGGCGCTGGACGCACTCGACCGGGCGCTCGCCGCCACCCGCGTCGACGGCATCGAGACCAACCTGGGCCTCGTACGGGCGGCGCTCGCCGACCCGGCCGTACGCGGCGCCACGCACTCCACGGCGACGCTCGCCGCCGTCTGTGACCCCACGCCACGCATCGAGGTCCTGTCCGGCGGCACGCTCACGACCGTCCAGGACTGGCCGGGCCGCACCGGCTACTGGGAGGTGGGCGTACCGCCGTCGGGTCCGATGGACGACCGCTCCTTCCGGCTCGGCAACCGGGCGCTCGGCAACCCCGAGGGCGCGCCGGGCCTCGAATGCACCCTCCAGGGGCCGTCGCTGCGCTTCAGCCACGCCACCACGGTCTGTGTGACGGGCGCTCCGGTACCGGTCACGGTCGACGGCGAACCGGCGGCCCAGTGGGAGCCGTTCACCGTACCGGCCGGCGCCACGCTCGCCGTGGGGGCGCCCGCAGGGCCGGGCCTGCGCTCGTATCTGCTGGTCGCGGGCGGCGGCCTGGACGTGCCGCCCTACCTGGGCAGTGCGGCGACGTTCACACTCGGCCGCTTCGGCGGTCATGGCGGCCGTGCGCTCGTCACCGGCGATGTGCTGCACGGCGGTGCGGTGTCCGACGCGGCCCGTCCCGTGCCGGTCCGCGGCCGGCCGGCCTTCACCACGGCCTGGGAGATCGGGGTGGTCGAAGGCCCCCACGCCGCACCGGAGTTCTTCACCGAGGACGACATCCGGGACTTCCACGCGGCCGATTGGAAGGTCCACTTCAACTCCGCCCGCACCGGCGTCCGGCTCGTCGGGCCGAAGCCCCGCTGGGCCCGCACGGACGGCGGCGAGGCCGGACTCCACCCCTCCAACATCCACGACACGCCCTACTCGGTCGGCGCCGTGGACTTCACCGGCGACATGCCGGTGCTGCTCGGCCCGGACGGCCCGTCGCTCGGCGGCTTCGTCTGCCCCGCTACGGTCCCGACCCGGGAGCGCTGGAAGCTGGGCCAGTTGCGCCCAGGCGACACCGTGCGCTTCCTGCCGGTCACCGTCGACGGAACGCCACGGCCGGAGCTCGTCGACGGCGGTGTGCTCGCCCGGCGCGACGATGTCACGTACCGCCGCAGCGGAGACGACAACCTCCTCGTCGAGTTCGGGCCGATGCGGCTGGACCTCGCCCTGCGACTGCGTGTCCACGCCCTCGCCGAGGCCCTGCGGTCCCGGGCACTGCCCGGGATCACCGACCTGACGCCCGGCATCCGCTCCCTCCAGATCAAGCTCGATCCCGCGGTCCTCCCGCTCGACCGGGCCCTCGCGGAGGTCCGCCGCGTCCAGGAGGCGCTGCCGCCCGCAGACCGGCTCGTCGTCCCGTCCCGTACCGTCCGTCTCCCGCTGTCCTGGGACGATCCGGCGACCCGCGAGGCCATCGCCCGCTACATGGCGGGCGTACGGGACGACGCGCCCTGGTGCCCCTGGAACATCGAGTTCATCCGCCGCGTGAACGGACTCGCCGGCGTGGACGACGTGTACCGGACGGTCTTCGAGGCCGAGTACCTGGTCCTGGGGCTCGGCGACGTCTACCTCGGCGCGCCGGTCGCCACGCCGCTCGATCCCCGCCATCGGCTGGTGACGACGAAGTACAACCCGGCCAGGACCTGGACGGCGGAGAACTCCGTCGGCATCGGCGGCGCCTACATGTGCGTGTACGGCATGGAGGGCCCGGGCGGCTACCAGCTCGTGGGCCGTACGACACAGGTGTGGTCGCCCTGGTCCGGGGCGCAGCCGTGGCTGCTGCGGCACTTCGACCGGATCAGGTGGTACGCGGTCGACGCCGACGAACTCCTGGAACTGCGCGCCGACATGGCGGCGGGACGCTTCACCCCCCGCGTCGAGGAGGGCACCTTCTCCCTGGCGGAGCACCAGCGCTTCCTCACGGAACACGCGAACTCGATCGCGGAGTTCCGCGCCCGGCAGGCGGCGGCTTTCGCGGATGAACGCGGCGCGTGGGAGGCGGCGGGCGAGTTCGCCCGTGCGGAGGCGGCCTCGCCGGCACCGGAACCACCCACGGAACTGGCCGTTCCGGACGGCGGAATCGTCGTCGAGGCGGAATACGCGGCCTCGGTCTGGCAGGTCCACGTCTCCCCGGGCGACACGGTGCGTGCGGGCCAGCCGCTGCTGGCGCTGGAGGCGATGAAGATGGAGTCCCGCGTGCCGTCCCCCCTGGCCGCCCGGGTGACCGAGGTCCTGGTGGCCCCGGGCACCCAGGTGGCACCCGGGACCCCCCTCCTGATCCTTACGGCGGATCACGGCGGGCCCTGAGGCACGGACACAGAGCCCGGCGCCCCGAAGAGGCCCAGCCCAGCGACCCTATGGGCACCAGCCCAGCGATCCAGCGACCCTGGGGTGCGGCCCTGCACCCCGCACAGGAGGCACCTTCATGCCCCACCCCGCACTCCCCCGCATCCGCGCCGCCTACCACCGCATCGCCGAGCTCGACCGCCCCGAGCTCTGGATCACCCTGCGCCCGCAGGCCGACGCCGAGAGGGACGCGCGCGCCGTCGACGCCCGGCGCGCGGCCGGAGCACGGCTCCCGCTCGCGGGCACCGTCCTCGCCGTCAAGGGCAACATCGACGTCGCCGGCCTGCCCACC from Streptomyces formicae includes these protein-coding regions:
- a CDS encoding urea amidolyase associated protein UAAP2, translated to MTVVPARSAWSALIRLGELLTVTDLHGNQAVDFLVYDAHDTAVRYSAPDTLQAQGNVFLTTGSVLMSNEHTPLMTVTEDTCGRHDTLGGACSKESNTLRYDHHTWSQHACMDNFLAEGARYGLTARDLVPNVNWYMNVPVERDGTLGIVDGISAPGLRLTLRADTDVIVLVSNCPQINNPCNGFEPTAVDMTVHRAATGRAAAR
- a CDS encoding 5-oxoprolinase/urea amidolyase family protein, which codes for MSFDTLLVANRGEIAVRVIRTARRLGLRTVAVFSDPDRSAPHVLIADEAVHLGPAPAKQSYLDADRVLQAAKDAGAGAVHPGYGFLSEDAGFARRCEDAGIVFVGPSPAHLDLFGAKHSARAAAAAAGVPLAPGTGLLRDLDEALTAAERIGYPVMLKATGGGGGIGMQAINGPDALADAWDRVRRVAEASFSSAGLFLERLVESARHIEVQVFGDGYGTVVTLGDRDCSLQRRNQKVVEEAPAPGLPERMRAELAASARRLCASVAYRSAGTVEYVYDAAREEAYFLEVNTRLQVEHPVTEEIYGVDLVEWMLRLARGETGVVREPRPPRGHAVEARLYAEDPSRDHRPGAGTLTRVAFPDDVRVDTWIRTGTEVTTAYDPMLAKVIASGTDRAEALDALDRALAATRVDGIETNLGLVRAALADPAVRGATHSTATLAAVCDPTPRIEVLSGGTLTTVQDWPGRTGYWEVGVPPSGPMDDRSFRLGNRALGNPEGAPGLECTLQGPSLRFSHATTVCVTGAPVPVTVDGEPAAQWEPFTVPAGATLAVGAPAGPGLRSYLLVAGGGLDVPPYLGSAATFTLGRFGGHGGRALVTGDVLHGGAVSDAARPVPVRGRPAFTTAWEIGVVEGPHAAPEFFTEDDIRDFHAADWKVHFNSARTGVRLVGPKPRWARTDGGEAGLHPSNIHDTPYSVGAVDFTGDMPVLLGPDGPSLGGFVCPATVPTRERWKLGQLRPGDTVRFLPVTVDGTPRPELVDGGVLARRDDVTYRRSGDDNLLVEFGPMRLDLALRLRVHALAEALRSRALPGITDLTPGIRSLQIKLDPAVLPLDRALAEVRRVQEALPPADRLVVPSRTVRLPLSWDDPATREAIARYMAGVRDDAPWCPWNIEFIRRVNGLAGVDDVYRTVFEAEYLVLGLGDVYLGAPVATPLDPRHRLVTTKYNPARTWTAENSVGIGGAYMCVYGMEGPGGYQLVGRTTQVWSPWSGAQPWLLRHFDRIRWYAVDADELLELRADMAAGRFTPRVEEGTFSLAEHQRFLTEHANSIAEFRARQAAAFADERGAWEAAGEFARAEAASPAPEPPTELAVPDGGIVVEAEYAASVWQVHVSPGDTVRAGQPLLALEAMKMESRVPSPLAARVTEVLVAPGTQVAPGTPLLILTADHGGP